GCCAGCGCGATCAGGGGCACGCCCACATCGACCTTGCCGCCCGAACGGTCGACGATGCAGGCGGCTGCGACGACTTCGCCGCCCGCCTTCTGGATCGCGGCGATGCATTCACGCGACGACAGCCCCGTGGTGACGATGTCCTCGACCATGACGACCTTCTCGCCCGGCTCGACCGAGAAGCCGCGACGCAGTTTGAACTCGCCGCCCTCGCGCTCGACGTACATCGAGCGGACCTTCAGGTGCTTGGCGGTCTCATAGCCGGGAATGATGCCGCCCACTGCGGGCGAGATCGCCGCGTCGACCGGGCCGACCGTGGCGACGATCTTTTCCGCCAGCGCCTTGCACAGGCGCTCGCAGCGAGCCCCGTCCATGAAGACCAGGTTCTTCTGCAGGAAGACCGGGCTGTGCAGGCCGGACGAGAGGACGAAATGGCCTTCGCGCAGGGCGCCGGCGTCGCGGAATTCGTTGAGGACGTCTTCAGTGTTCATGAACGCCGTCCTTAGACCCTGTGACGACCGCCCTCAACCCGCGCCCTATTTGATCTCGGCGTTGGGCTTCAGCCCGCCTTCCAGCAGCTTGGCCCAAACCGTCTCGGCGTCGTCGGCGAAGGCGAACAGGTCCATGTCTGAGGCCTTGACCATGCCGTGCTCGATCAGGGTGTCGAAGTTGACGACCGAGCGCCAGTAAGCCTCGTCGAATAGGACGATGGGGATCGGCGGCGCCTTGCCGGTCTGGCGCAGAGTCAGGATCTCGAACAACTCGTCCAGAGTGCCGAAGCCGCCGGGGAAGACCACCAGCGCATTGGCCCGCATGGCCAGGTGCATCTTGCGCATGGCGAAGTAGTGGAATTGGAACGTCAGTTCGGGCGTCGACCACGGGTTCGGGAACTGCTCGTGCGGCAGGGTGACGTTGAAGCCGATGGACGGCGCCCCGGCCTCGTGCGCGCCCTGGTTGGCGGCCTGCATGATGCCCGGTCCGCCGCCCGTGGCGATGACGTTGTCGCGCACCTCGCCCGGTTCGCCCCGGAAGGCGCCGCCGCGTTCGGAGGCGATGCGGCCGAACTCGCGCGCCTGCTCGTACCAATAGGCGTGGCGGCCGTCGCCGTTCACGCCGACACGGGCGCTGCCGAAGACCACGATGGTCGAACGCACGCCCCAGGCCTTCAGCGCCTGCTCGGCCTTCTCATACTCCATCAGGAAGCGCACGCCGCGCATGGATTCGCCCAGCAGGAAGTCCTGATCCAGGGCGGCCAGACGATAGGAGGGCGAGGCCACCTGGGCCTCGTTGGCGAGTCTTTGTTGTTCGGGAGACATTTCGACCTTTGAGAAAATGGATGGCGTCGGCGCGGCTCAGCCGCGCGCGCGATCGACCGTATCGACGTAAGGATTGGCCCTCAGCGCCGCAATGATCATGGTGGCGTGGCGGGCGTCCTCGACCTCCACGTCGATGTCGACGTCGTAGAAGTCGTGCTGACGATGGGCCATCGACAGGTTCAGGATGTTGCCGCCCGCCTCGCCGATGATGGAGGCCACCTGTCCCAGCACGCCGCGCGTATTGGTCAGGGTGGCGTGCAGCTTGACCGATCCGACGGCGCTGCGCTCGGCCTGCGGCGTCCATTGCAGGT
Above is a window of Brevundimonas naejangsanensis DNA encoding:
- the pyrE gene encoding orotate phosphoribosyltransferase, yielding MNTEDVLNEFRDAGALREGHFVLSSGLHSPVFLQKNLVFMDGARCERLCKALAEKIVATVGPVDAAISPAVGGIIPGYETAKHLKVRSMYVEREGGEFKLRRGFSVEPGEKVVMVEDIVTTGLSSRECIAAIQKAGGEVVAAACIVDRSGGKVDVGVPLIALASMEVPAYPADALPPELAALPVEDPGSRRLSK
- a CDS encoding TIGR00730 family Rossman fold protein; amino-acid sequence: MSPEQQRLANEAQVASPSYRLAALDQDFLLGESMRGVRFLMEYEKAEQALKAWGVRSTIVVFGSARVGVNGDGRHAYWYEQAREFGRIASERGGAFRGEPGEVRDNVIATGGGPGIMQAANQGAHEAGAPSIGFNVTLPHEQFPNPWSTPELTFQFHYFAMRKMHLAMRANALVVFPGGFGTLDELFEILTLRQTGKAPPIPIVLFDEAYWRSVVNFDTLIEHGMVKASDMDLFAFADDAETVWAKLLEGGLKPNAEIK